A genomic segment from Melanotaenia boesemani isolate fMelBoe1 chromosome 9, fMelBoe1.pri, whole genome shotgun sequence encodes:
- the LOC121645507 gene encoding post-GPI attachment to proteins factor 2-like isoform X1, whose protein sequence is MPTLQEKMLQGSNILGHERPLNIRVSFSTCVVGTVCLPLLGLVACVFISFVFHFEDATGTHCQVPNYLPSISASISLSPECYIWRFCIGLHSAPRLLVAFTYLKFYKTRFAVRFPESLLSCLNFAFSIFENLGLLLLTYVSSSETYFVHKEGFVLFIVSSLIYMTITCRLWKSVKKYSLSPEDVKSHHWKVRFLLLNICCCAFAGFFYWKHNMYCEPGSYTFFALFEYLVVLSNMAFHLTAVWDFKSREIVVISSSEDKDF, encoded by the exons ATGCCTACATTGCAGGAAAAAATGCTTCAAGGCTCAAATATTTTGGGGCATGAGAGGCCTCTGAACATCAGGGTCTCATTCAGTACCTGTGTTGTGGGTACTGTGTGCCTGCCTTTGCTCGGACTGGTCGCTTGTGTCTTCATatcctttgtttttcattttgaggATGCTACTGGAACACATTGCCAG GTTCCAAACTACCTGCCATCTATCAGTGCCTCAATAAGCCTGAGTCCTGAGTGCTACATATGGCGGTTCTGCATCGGACTGCACTCAGCACCAAGGCTCCTGGTGGCCTTTACCTACTTGAAATTTTACAAGACACGCTTTGCAGTCAGGTTCCCAGAGAGCCTACTCAGCTGTTTGAACTTCGCCTTTTCTATTTTTGAGAACCTTGGCCTCTTACTCCTTACATATGTATCATCAAGTGAGACATACT TTGTGCATAAAGAAGGTTTTGTCCTGTTCATTGTGAGTTCCCTCATCTACATGACGATAACTTGCCGTCTGTGGAAGTCTGTTAAAAAGTATTCATTAAGCCCTGAG GATGTCAAGTCCCATCACTGGAAAGTGCGGTTTCTACTACTCAATATTTGCTGCTGTGCATTTGCTGGATTCTTTTACTGGAAACACAACATGTACTGTGAGCCAGGAA GTTATACATTTTTTGCCCTCTTTGAGTATCTGGTGGTCTTGTCCAACATGGCTTTCCATTTGACAGCTGTGTGGGACTTCAAGAGTCGGGAGATTGTTGTCATTTCATCCTCTGAGGATAAAGACTTCTAA
- the LOC121645507 gene encoding post-GPI attachment to proteins factor 2-like isoform X2, which yields MLQGSNILGHERPLNIRVSFSTCVVGTVCLPLLGLVACVFISFVFHFEDATGTHCQVPNYLPSISASISLSPECYIWRFCIGLHSAPRLLVAFTYLKFYKTRFAVRFPESLLSCLNFAFSIFENLGLLLLTYVSSSETYFVHKEGFVLFIVSSLIYMTITCRLWKSVKKYSLSPEDVKSHHWKVRFLLLNICCCAFAGFFYWKHNMYCEPGSYTFFALFEYLVVLSNMAFHLTAVWDFKSREIVVISSSEDKDF from the exons ATGCTTCAAGGCTCAAATATTTTGGGGCATGAGAGGCCTCTGAACATCAGGGTCTCATTCAGTACCTGTGTTGTGGGTACTGTGTGCCTGCCTTTGCTCGGACTGGTCGCTTGTGTCTTCATatcctttgtttttcattttgaggATGCTACTGGAACACATTGCCAG GTTCCAAACTACCTGCCATCTATCAGTGCCTCAATAAGCCTGAGTCCTGAGTGCTACATATGGCGGTTCTGCATCGGACTGCACTCAGCACCAAGGCTCCTGGTGGCCTTTACCTACTTGAAATTTTACAAGACACGCTTTGCAGTCAGGTTCCCAGAGAGCCTACTCAGCTGTTTGAACTTCGCCTTTTCTATTTTTGAGAACCTTGGCCTCTTACTCCTTACATATGTATCATCAAGTGAGACATACT TTGTGCATAAAGAAGGTTTTGTCCTGTTCATTGTGAGTTCCCTCATCTACATGACGATAACTTGCCGTCTGTGGAAGTCTGTTAAAAAGTATTCATTAAGCCCTGAG GATGTCAAGTCCCATCACTGGAAAGTGCGGTTTCTACTACTCAATATTTGCTGCTGTGCATTTGCTGGATTCTTTTACTGGAAACACAACATGTACTGTGAGCCAGGAA GTTATACATTTTTTGCCCTCTTTGAGTATCTGGTGGTCTTGTCCAACATGGCTTTCCATTTGACAGCTGTGTGGGACTTCAAGAGTCGGGAGATTGTTGTCATTTCATCCTCTGAGGATAAAGACTTCTAA